From the genome of Phoenix dactylifera cultivar Barhee BC4 chromosome 5, palm_55x_up_171113_PBpolish2nd_filt_p, whole genome shotgun sequence:
TTTATACATGAAACATATCAACATAGATTTCAAGATATATAATGTGTTTGgcgaaaataaattttgaaaccgAATATGGATGGACCATCCATTCTTACTCTCCTAGTCTTTACGACTATGGCCATGATCAGCCTGTGGCAAGCTCTGAAAGATACTAGATCTTGACTATAACATGCCATCCATCGGTCATGCGCTAGTGGTTGCCCCACTGGAGGCTCGGAAGGAAATTAGTTCCGAAATCATATTGAAAAACATGCTTCCATCAGCATGTACCAATGATCAACCCTAACCAGCTAGGCTCGAAAGAAAACTTGCTCCTGTTTAGAATATGCCATCAGCCGGCATGCACTAATGATCGCCCTATTGAAGGTCCAGAAGAAGACTAAATCCTGAACCCCTATTATTATAGTCAGACTAGAGAGTAGCAAATCAATACATAATATATACAATATCAACACATTTATTGATGCAATGAAATACAATTCATGTCCAAGTAAATCATGTTATACTTGATCCAATATTTTACAAATCATTTTCATGCAAAACACATATAATACTTAATTTAAACAAGATATAATAGCAAtagattaatttttaaataatgaaGATCAGATCATGTGCATGATAGAACACTAGGGGTAAAGGTAACTTACTTACAATTTGTGCTCTAAAATCTCTCGAAATTCACCaatcagaaaaatcatccaaaaaTCTAAAATAACTATCTTATTAGACTTCTATAAGGCATCATATAACTTTCCATGGTAGGTTTCAATCTACATCCAAACCACCAAATCTAGCCTCACATCTAGAGGTCTCGACCACCTCTTAGATCTAACAATTAATCAACACCTAACACTAACACAGGTATTTCACAATGAGATGGAATTCGTGGTTACCTAAATGTAAAAGGATCGGTCTGGATTATGCCTTCTCGATATCTAGATCTTGGTTTTCACCTAATCGGATTAAAGTTTCTAGGTTAGATCTAATTTatccattaaagaaaaaatagactaattaaagaaaattagGCTCGGTCTGGGCCAACCAACATAGatagaaaggagagagagaccGGTTTGGGTTCATCTAGGGCCTGGGTTTGATCCGTCGTGACATGGATAAATCACTATATCCGGTCCACGAGTCAGAGAAGAGAAAACAAGTAGGgagagaaaaacaaaatttatagcaaaatgaaaatggaaagaaaatgaaggaatttagaagaagatgatgaagatggagggaaaagaggaagaggagaggctAGGGGGTGCCAGTGATCTGGCAACATGGTGATGAGACTGGAGAATCGGTGGAGGCGATGGCCACTGCGGCAACGACCTACGGGAatagaaaaaatagagaaaaaaagtCTCGTTTTGGCCGAGAAACAGAGGGATGGGGCTTGGGTTCAGGTTTGCTCATTGAAGAACCACACGAAGGAGgtgagaagagggagagggagggccaGGGTAGTGCAGGTTCTCGGCGTGGTGGTTGCGGCCCTTGCTGTGTAGCGGTGGTCCAACCGTGTGCACAGAAAACAGagcaagagaggaggagaggagcagTGTCTCAAGCTGCCTCGGCGGCAGCCTCCTCGACCACAAAGACTGTGAGAGGGCTAGAGGCTCACCTGCGAGCAACGATGGGGTTGAACCTTGGTTGAAGATGGTGCATTGCAGAGGGATTCTAGTGGTGGATCTCAGAATAGGAGAAACAAAGTGAACATGGATTTTAAGAGAGATGGATGGGTTTTTGGGCGGTGGAACTCGGTTGTAGCAGCACAGTGGCCACccaagatgaggaagaagaggtGGAATAAGGTACCAGAGACTCAAGGATAGCTTGATCAACCGGGGAAGAAGGGATTAAATGAAAATTGTTTTTGGTGGGATAAAAATTGCAATTTCACTCCCCACCTGAAAATCGATGACGGCCCGAATGGCCAGGCAGCCGCTCCATACTAGTCTCGTGGAGTCCACACCGGCCATGATTGCTGTAGCCTTATCTGCTCAGCAGAGGTGCAGGGCAGAGGATTGTGATCGCTCCTCTATTCTAgtgctatcttttttttttttgaattttaaataggAGTCGGCTGAGCCTGTGGTCTttagttcaaaatagatttggGTCGGTTCTCACAATAAGAATCTACACAGGCATGCCCATTTCTAGAATTTTTTGTACTGAAGCTACGCTCAGCTGTATGAATCTTGTTGACGTTAAAAACATGGTGATGCCAGTCAATTGCAGATGCTAATGTCTCCCTGCTCAAATTTTCTCATTGTCTCTGAGCCTCCTATTTGGTAGAAATTATAGATGGAAATTTTAGTGTGCATAAtagtttgattttgattttggtATGCAAACATTAGTTTGATTAAATAGTTGAATATTTGCTTTCAGGAGAATGATGAAGAATGAGCCATTTGTTATAACAATGTCAGGCCTTATTCTGACTATTTTGGCTTTGTTTAAAGAATCCTCGTTTGACAAATTTTCTTGTATAACTATCTCTGTTGCTATTTCAAGCCTTTCTCCGTTGTCTGTCACTACTTTCTTTTATATTATCATAGTTCCTTTTCCTACATCCTTCAAAAAAGTTGAAATTTCCCTCCTTATTGGAGCTACCTCAAATGTTCGATGTGCATATTCATACCATCCCACTGATCTACATCACTTTGTCTTTAATTGATGCAATTCCTATGTCCTCTAATATAGGTATATTTCTTACTCATTCCTTCCTGGTTTTGCCATACGTTTATCTTAGATTGTTAATATTCTCAATTATTTCTGTATTTAGCTTGTACAGTCAGATGTTATAATCAAAACAAATTAGGTCATCACATGTTATTATAACAACAATTATGAATTGCATGTTATTATCACAACAAATTAAGACATCGCATGTTATTATCACAACAACTTAAGACATAGTCTTATATTATGTTGGTGGTAGTTGGTCAATGCTGTTTTCTATCAAGAATACCTGAGCATGATCTTACAATCCAAAATTTAGCCAAATTGGAAGAGGTCAATGCAGTTGATATTACATCACATTCCTGCAAATTTATTTTACAAATATTTTCTTGGTAGTCATGGAATCAGGCCTCCCATACTGGTTAGCTAAAATATTTATGCGAAAAATCAAGGATTGTAGAAATGTATCTTGTTTTTCCAAGAGCTAGCTGAATGTGTGATGTTCTAGTCATGAGGTGTCAATTGTCTAGTGGTAACCTTCAAAACCCCATTGTGTGTATGCATAAGAATGGACATATCTGATGCATATTCAGCTAAACTAGCTGCCCACCAATTGATTTACCAATGAGTTGTATTAGATGCAGTGTTAGACTTGAACACCTCTTCCTTCAAGCGTTAAGAGAGGTCGTGAAAAGATGATCCAGTTATAATTTGGTGCGATGGTGGGTTAACAAGTGTCATGGAAGTATCAGTGAGTGTCCCTGTGTgccaaaaattttataaatctaAATCTAAATTTCTGAAGTTCTAAGGTAACAGCGCTTTACTTCCGTTGTCCTGTTAGTTACCCTTGGTATGAAACCTTTTGTCATGAAAACATTTGAGAATCTCTGCATTATATTCTTCCTGGGTTTATAAAGGCATTCTTTTCTTGTTCCCCTTCCCCCCATTGTCATTGTGACATTGTTGGACAACTAATATGCCTTTGTGCTCTGTTGAACAGAAAATGGCTTCAACTTTCAGCACCATGTCTACAATTGGCTCTGTGGCTGCTCCCAGCAGTTTTGTGACTGACAGGAAGCTCTCAGCTTCTGCTCAAAAGTTCTCTAAGCTCTCTTCTCTTGCTTCCTCATCTTCTAGTTCTCTAAGTGGCAGGAGGCAGAACTTGCACCTGCAGAAAAGATGTAACTCTGGTATCAGGGCAATGGCCAAGGAGTTGTACTTCAACAAGGATGGGTCTGCCATTAAGAAGCTGCAAGTAaacattttttgaaaaatatattataagctTTTAATGTTGTGATAATGCTTTATTCTCCACTCCAGTGATGTGTTACTCACGTGCATTTAATTCATTTACTTGTACCAGACAGGAGTTAAtaagcttgcagaccttgtgggGGTCACTCTTGGCCCAAAGGGCAGGAATGTTGTTCTGGAGAGCAAATATGGGTCGCCAAAAATTGTCAATGATGGTGTCACTGTTGCCAAAGAGGTAGTGTATCTGATAAGTTTTGTTATCCCTTACTATTTAAGGTTTTTAACTTGTATATTCTGTTGTTATGTTTCATCAGAGATATATGCATAACTTTTAATCAGTCTTATGTGAAAATTCTGGGGATTCACACACTCTCATTAAGCACAATTTTGGGCCTATATTTTATCATTGCAGTTGGAGTAAATAGAGGCATTATGCTCTACTTAAGAAGACTGTAGGATCAATGATTTGTTCATCTATTGTGTTCTCTGCTTCCTTCTATTTTTGTTCCAAATACCCATATTTAGAAAGGGATCAGACGGATGTGCATGTTGATGGTTTGTGATGTGGTTTTGTTAGAAGAATGTCCACGTGTAACTATCATTTGTTActggccttcttctttttcttttctttattcagTGAATAGGGGTGGGGATTGGAGGAGCACCCCTCTTTTTAGCTTATTAATTCTCAATTCCTTGTAACTGATGCTCCCTAATTCATCGTGCACTGTTGCAGTTTTTGTCTCTGATTTCTGAAATTTCTCGTCAATCCTTTCGCTTGGAAATTTAGTATCttaatgaaacttaaaacatcgCTGCTGAAACATCCTGACTTTATTGCCTGCATATGGGACATTTTAAATGCTGAAACTGATGTAGGTCTCGATGTTTCTTTTCTGATCATTGGTTTAAAAATCCACCTCTCTTATTATGGTGCGTTTAGGTTGAACTAGAAGATCCTGTGGAAAACATTGGGGCTAAGTTGGTACGGCAAGCTGCTGCAAAGACCAACGACTTGGCTGGGGATGGGACTACTACTTCCGTTGTTCTTGCTCAAGGTTTGATTGCGGAAGGTGTTAAGGTTTGTGACATATTCCTCTCCATCTGATATTCCAGTTTTCATAAGTGGATCTTGGATGGATATTGCGCTATTACCTGATAAACCTTGTGATTTATGCAGGTGGTTGCAGCAGGTGCAAACCCAGTTCAGATCACCCGAGGTATTGAGAAAACAGCCAAATCTCTAGTTGCTGAACTCAAGCTAATGTCAAAAGTGGTATGCTTAGGGTGCCTGAAGAGAAATTATCAGATATAACACATTTCagttctaacattgcttctagcaCTTTGATAGCAGTTCTGGTTAAATAATGTTATACATAGCCTTGTAGCTTTTTAGCTCTTTCCAACAGTTTCCACACAAGTGAATGGGCTGCTCAGCCAGCATTAGGTTTTAATTTCTGTGGTTAATGTGCACATAATTGTACCGGTGCATGAAATTCAATATTGCAGGTTGAAGACAGTGAACTTGCTGATGTAGCTGCAGTCAGTGCTGGAAACAACTATGAGATTGGAAACATGATAGCTGATGCTATGAGTAAGGTGGGTAGGAAAGGGGTGGTTACACTTGAAGAGGGGAAAAGTGCCGAGAATAGCCTTTACGTTGTAGAAGGCATGCAATTTGATCGTGGTTACATCTCTCCATACTTTGTAACAGATAGCGAGAAAATGTCAGTTGAATATGAGAACTGCAAGGTTTGTAGTTAGTATACTCACCCTCTGTGGCTTATCTCTCTGCTTGCATTTTTGTTGATATCACTGTCTTAATTTATGACTTTTGCTCTTTCAGTTGCTTCTCGTAGACAAGAAAATTACAAATGCGAGAGATCTTATCAatgttttggaagatgcaattaGAGGGGGATATCCCATCTTGATAATTGCCGAAGATATTGAGCAGGAAGCTCTTGCTACCCTTGTTGTCAATAAGCTCAGAGGTGCATTGAAGATTGCTGCACTTAAAGCCCCTGGATTTGGAGAACGCAAAAGTCAATACCTTGATGATATCGCCATCCTTACTGGAGGttggacctttttttttttaaaaaaaatgattctaAATCTTTAGTGAAAATGTAATTTAGTGATGCTTTTAAATCTACACTGCACTTTTCTATCAGTAATTTTCTTCATTTCATCAGAGATCCTGACCAGCTATTGTTGTGTGCAGCAACTGTAATAAGAGATGAGGTTGGGCTTTCCCTGGATAAAGCTGACAAGGAGGTTTTGGGTACTGCTGCTAAAGTTGTGCTAACCAAAGATTCAACCACGATAGTTGGTGATGGTAGCACTCAAGAAGAAGTAACCAAACGGGTTGCACAAATCCGTAATCTGATCGaggtttgatttctattctcggGCTAAATTGTTTGTTGGAAACCTATTAGATGGCCTAAATAACATGAATCTCTACTCTCAGGCTGCCGAGCAGGAAtatgaaaaggaaaaattaaaTGAGAGGATTGCGAAGCTTTCCGGTGGAGTTGCTGTCGTTCAGGTATTTGATGTCTGTGGACATATTTCACTGATATGCTGATAATTAATTACTGTAACAGAAGAGTAATTATGTTCTTCTTGAACATGAGCAGGTTGGTGCCCAAACAGAGACAGAACTTAAAGAGAAGAAATTAAGAGTTGAAGATGCTCTAAATGCTACCAAGGTATGTTCTACTAGGCAAGGAGTTGTGTTTCAAACCCCTGGTTTATGGCTTTGTTAAATATTTTCTTGACTTTTTGCAATTCATGCACAGGCAGCTGTGGAGGAAGGTATTGTTGTTGGTGGTGGTTGTACCCTTTTGAGGCTTGCAGCAAAGGTTGATGCCATCAAAGATACTCTCGAAAACGATGAACAAAAGGTCAACGATATGTCCATCCCCCGCTCTCCATTCCCTTTCAATTTTGTACCATCCATCATCATTCATGTactctagattttttttcctttcactcACGTgtaaaagaaagaggaaatgaGATATTGGTAATGCGGCAACAAAAAGTCTGTAAAAACTTCAATCGTTGGACAACAACTTGTCACTGCGACTCGAGTCTCCACCTCATGTTGGTCTGAACGGATTGCAGGTGGGAGCTGATATAGTAAAAAGGGCTCTGAGTTACCCATTAAAATTGATTGCAAAAAATGCTGGAGTAAATGGAAGTGTTGTCATTGAGAAGGTATTAAGTTCTTACCTGAAACATCTAAATTGCTGTTCTGATAATTATTTTGCTGTGCTGTTTGTTTGGGGCTTTGACTTCTGTCCATTGTTTCAGGTACTTTCAAGTGACAATTTCAAATTTGGTTATAATGCTGCAACTGGAAATTATGAAGATTTGATGGCTTCTGGAATTATTGACCCCACTAAGGTTGGTTCTTGTTCTTTTAGTCATGCTTTTGTTCTTACTTGTCACTTGCATGTTGTTTCTCAACATCCACCTTACTGGTCTGTTTTCATGAAATGGTGACGTGACTTGTAGACTAGGCAAAACAATGGAATGGTGTTAATTGCAATACTTTTCCCTAGGATATCTACGTGATAAGATGGTGCTGTTTGGATTCCTGTAAGTCTCACTTACCTAAAGTTGGGTTTACATCAGGGTGGAACTCTGGATTTGGAGTTACAAATCTAGTGTTTGGTTTGCGGGGACTGCAGTTGCAGCAACATGCTTTCTATCGTTTGTTTAACAGAAATTGGCTGCAACCGCGTTAATAACACCTGATGTGGTGGGTGGAAGTCATAAGGGTCCCTCTCTTGCTGCAGTTTGTCTTGCAGCCTATTCAGCTGTGGGATGACATGCTGCAATGGGGCCCAAATAACTTCAAATAAGTGCAGCTGGGGTTCGCTTACAACCAGTGCAAGTTTCCGAATAGTGCCTAAGCTTTGAATCTTGCATGTTTTGGGAAACTGCCTTCTTGGGTGCTCTTGTTAGCTCTCTATGCTCTTCCTAGAAGAGCTTCCCTTTTATTTTCCTTGGTTTAGCCTTCATCAATTAAAACTAAATTGTGGCATGAAGTTAGAAGGCATATTTTGTCGGAACTTCCATGATTGATtaaattatgatttattttcAATTGTTTTAAATTGTATTTGTGGTGTGTATTGTAGTTATTGTTAGCTACCGTTGTAGCTCTTTCTGATTTTTGGGTTTTCTGCTGTCAAATATGGTGATTCCACCAACCTGAAACATCCTCAAGTTTTTAATCATTCTTTGGGCCTGAAACATCTTCAAGTTTTTAATCATTCTTTGGGTCAGACAAGTAATGGATGACTTCAATGGTAGCAAAGGGTCAGATGTTTTGGACATGAAGTTTAGTTTCCTCATCTTGCAACAATTGGTTGATAGATCTCTTGCAGCAATGCATTATATTTTAGAACCCATCTAGAAAGATTTGAAATGTTAAATCCATCTCTCTTTGATAAAATCAGGTGGTTAGGTGCTGCCTGGAGCATGCAGCATCAGTTGCAAGAACATTCCTTACTTCAGATGTTGTCGTGGTTGACATCAAAGAGCCAGAGCCAGTGCCTGCTGGGAATCCGATGGACAATTCAGGTTGTACCTTCGAAGTGTTGTTATACTTTTTGTTATCCCAGTTCGTTTGTTATTAAAAATAGCATGCTAATGGTCTTGTTTTTGGTTTCCTGCCAGGATATGGCTACTAATTATGCTATGGATACCAGGGAAAGGAAAACTCCTGCCTGGGTAGTAACTGCGatgttggttttttctttttgtatgccTAATTCACGCATTGTTTTACGCATGCATGAGAGGGTGAGGTTACGTTAGCATTCTGAAATTCTTGCAGCGGCATGCGAATGTCATTAATCTGGCTGCACCATTTTGTACTGTCTTCGAGGAACCAAATTTAGCTTTGATATAAAAAAgaacacctttttttttcaatccttGGATTTGATCAAGAAAGATGCCAAATTAAGTGGTGATGTTATAGTTGGCATGTAAATTGAGGAAGCATCAAATGATCCTTTCCGGCGGCCTTGTTTATTCTGTAGAATTTTATTTGTTCTTCCCTTGGTGCTGTTTAGGGTGTCCTATGATCCTTGAGTAAGTAAAAAGCCGGTAAGTGTTGCGGCAAAGATAAGTGCTAAATGACCAATTAAAGATTGGTGTTTGATCACTGAAAATTGTTTTGCCGGGTTtatcgcaaaaaaaaaaaaaagaaagaaaaaagaaaactgctCTAGTTATCCAAGACATGAATTCTTTCAGACATCCAAGATGCACCTCCAAGACTTAAAACCAAGGACTCGGTGTGAAGAGCAAATCTATGCCCAGATCACCTGGTTTTCACAAATGAAGCAGCTATGGAGATCATCTTTGCTTCTGGCAGTCGCAGGTTGATGGCTGATGGAACAAAGCGAGTTATCTTGGGATCACCAATCAAGATTTTCTGGATTGGCGTCTGATACAACATGTCTTGAGGtgggttttttctttttctttttgtttggtttTTGGTGAGAATTTGATCCACTTGTTCATGATTAACTCTTTGTTACAACTTGCAAGAGACAGGACCCCTTGAATCATCATTAAGTGCAAAGATTGGAAATAATTTACACCAAATTATATTACGCCATCAGATGCATGCGACCATATTGTAA
Proteins encoded in this window:
- the LOC103720995 gene encoding ruBisCO large subunit-binding protein subunit beta, chloroplastic encodes the protein MASTFSTMSTIGSVAAPSSFVTDRKLSASAQKFSKLSSLASSSSSSLSGRRQNLHLQKRCNSGIRAMAKELYFNKDGSAIKKLQTGVNKLADLVGVTLGPKGRNVVLESKYGSPKIVNDGVTVAKEVELEDPVENIGAKLVRQAAAKTNDLAGDGTTTSVVLAQGLIAEGVKVVAAGANPVQITRGIEKTAKSLVAELKLMSKVVEDSELADVAAVSAGNNYEIGNMIADAMSKVGRKGVVTLEEGKSAENSLYVVEGMQFDRGYISPYFVTDSEKMSVEYENCKLLLVDKKITNARDLINVLEDAIRGGYPILIIAEDIEQEALATLVVNKLRGALKIAALKAPGFGERKSQYLDDIAILTGATVIRDEVGLSLDKADKEVLGTAAKVVLTKDSTTIVGDGSTQEEVTKRVAQIRNLIEAAEQEYEKEKLNERIAKLSGGVAVVQVGAQTETELKEKKLRVEDALNATKAAVEEGIVVGGGCTLLRLAAKVDAIKDTLENDEQKVGADIVKRALSYPLKLIAKNAGVNGSVVIEKVLSSDNFKFGYNAATGNYEDLMASGIIDPTKVVRCCLEHAASVARTFLTSDVVVVDIKEPEPVPAGNPMDNSGYGY